GAAAATCTCCTTTCTCGTGCGGTTTATCTTCTTTGTTCAGGAATTTAAGATAATTTTCAAAAGACAGAGGATCGCTAGCTTTTACTTTATAGATTCTTTTAGGTAATGTTTGGCTCGTTTTACCATATGATGCTGTTTCAGAGTATTTCTCCAGAAACAGAGTATCATACTGCTTGGTAAAAGTATAGGTTTCAAATGCAAGGAATGTGCAGGCTGAAAGATCAGCCATGATCTTAACCGTATCTCCGTTTTCCATTCTTTCGGAAAAATGATAAAGATCTTTATTCAGATCAAATTGACTCTCGTGTTTGCAGGAGAATAAAGAAAATGAAAGAATGATAAGAGGTAATTTTTTCACAAAGTTACATTTCTGAATTCTGGTCGTAGCCATAGAACTTAGGCATCTGCCAATGGTATTTTACGGCGAAGGTTCTTATAGCAACAATCAGTAAAATAGTGAAGATTTGTATAAAAGTATAAGAAAGCATGGTATATCTGGTCATTAATAAAAATGCAGAACCTCCCAATATACATGCGGTAGCATAAATTTCCTTTCTGAAAATCAAGGGAATTCTGTTGAGCAATATATCCCGGATAATCCCTCCGAAACAACCTGTTATGGTTCCTAAAGCAATACAAATCATAGGATGGATTCCTGCATTTAAGCCTTTCTGAACTCCGATAATGGTAAATAATCCAAGACCAAAGCTGTCGAAGATAAATAAAGTGACTTTGAAGTTCTTTTCAAGAGATTTGAAGACCATTGAAAAAATGCTGGTCACGAGAATCAAAGCACACATCAGAAGATCATGCATCCAGAACACGGGGATATCAAGCAATAAATCTCTTACAGTTCCTCCTCCCACAGAAGTTACAAATGCAATAATAAGCACTCCGAACGGATCAAGCCGTTTCTGCATTGCTGCAAAACTTCCTGACATGGAAAAGGCAATGGTCCCCAGGACTTCTATGGCAAAATTGAACTGTTCGTGCATATATGATGAGTATGAATGATAAGTAATGAGCAATGAGTAATAAAAATTATGCCATTTAAATTTGCGATAATTTAAACTTATATGTAGTCATAACTTTTACAAGTTCTTCACATTCTGTTTTTAAATGTAAAATTTTTTCCGGACTTACATATTCTAATTCTTCAATAATTTCAAGCCAAAGTTGAGTTTCATCAATTTCTTCGACTACTATGCACATTTTAGCAAATTTTTCTTTCTCCGATCTCGCTCTGGATACAGCTCTGTAATTGGCTGCCACAGAAGTTGCAGATCTGATAATTTGTTTTCTTATTATTGAAATATCATCCGAAAAAGGTAATGAAGAAAGCGTTCTAATGATAGTAATGGAAAAGCTTTTGGTTCTTTCCCTGAAAATTTGGTTAAAATCTATCCTATCAAAATTACTCATTACTTATTGCTCATTACTTATATTTATCTTTCCACTCTTACTGAGTCCGGAACCATCAGTTCGTATTCACCGCCGTGGGTAATGATTTCCCTTACAATGCTGCTGCTGATGAAAGATTTTCCAGAAGAAGTCAGTAAAAATACGGTTTCCAGTTTTTTGTGAGCTAATGTTCTGTTGGTGTGAGCAATTGCTTTTTCAAATTCAAAATCGGCAGGGTTTCTCAGTCCTCGGATAATGTACTGAGCATTTTTCTCAAAACAGTAATCCACTGTTAAGCCTTCAAATGAGTCTACTTCCACGTTGGGAAACTCTGCTACAGAATTCTGGATAAATTCCATTCTTTTCTCAAGAGGGAACATATATTTTTTCTGAGAATTCTGGCCGATAGCGATGATTAATTTATCAAATAGCGGTGCCGCTCTTTCTATAATGTCGTAATGTCCTAGTGTAATCGGGTCAAAAGACCCTGGGAAAACAGCAATTTTCATGTTGTACGAGTTATAATTTTGAATCGTGAATTATCTGTTATAAGCTGTGAGTGTATATTGTTTCTGGCTTCTAACCTCTAATTTCTAACTTCTATTTTATTTATTAAGTGCTTTTTCAACTTCATTTCCGCAAAGATCCATGATGGAAATTCCATAATGTCTTGCCTGCTGAGGAAGGATACTTGCAGGAGAGAATCCTGGGTTGGTATTCATTTCAAGCATATAAGGAATCCCGTTCATCAGAATAAATTCACTTCTTGAAAAACCGCTCATCCCTAATGAATTGTATGCTCTTTTAGCAATTTCTTCCACTCTCTTTGTGGTTTCTTCGTCAATTCTTGCCGGTGTAATTTCTTCAGAAGCTCCTTCGTATTTTGCTTCATAATCGAAAAACTCATTAGTAGGAACAATTTCTGTAATTCCTAACACAATAGTTTCTCCTTTAAAATCAATAACGCCTACAGAAACTTCCATACCATCAAGGAAACTTTCAATCAGGATTTCATTATCTTCTTTGAATGCAATTTCAGTAGCCGCAATCAGTTCTGATTTTTCTTTTACTTTGGAAATTCCCAGCGAAGATCCGGACTGATTAGGTTTTACAAACAGAGGAAGATTGAGTTCTGATACAATCTCATCCACATTGATGTTTTCCCCTTTTCTTAAATAAATACTTTTTGCAGAAGGAATTCCATATTTAGATAATACGGCAAGAGTGTCTTTTTTATTGAAAGTAAGGGCACTCTGGTAAAAATCACAACCTGTATATTTTTGACCAATGGCATCCCAGTATGCCTGAAGAATTCCATTTTCCCCCGGAGTTCCGTGGATAATATTGAAACAAACATCAAATTTTAAGACTTCTCCATGATCTAAAGTCACAGAAAAATCTCCTCTGTTGATGGCATATTTTTTATCATTTTCTCCTAAAAAATACCATTCATCTTTAAGGACTACTACTTTATATACGTCATAGAGATTTCTGTCCAGAGAATCATAAATCAATTGTCCGCTTTTTAAAGAAACAACATATTCATCAGAATAGCCTCCCATTACTACGGCAACACTTTTTTTATTCATAACCATATAGTATCAATTAAGGCAAATTTAATCATTTTATACAATGCAATATGGGAAATCGGCAAATTTTAAAATCAAAAATGAATTGTGTTAAATAAAAAGTCCATTCTAAAATTATTAGCTATATTTGCGGTTATAATTAAAGTATTTTTAAGTATGCTTAAATCACTTTTCAATTGGAAAGTTTTACTGAATTTAGTAGTAGCCATCGGTGTTTTCGTGGGGCTTGTATGGCTTACATTTCGCTGGTTGGAATACCATACTAACCACGGTCAGGAAATTCCTGTTCCCAATATTGTAAATAAATCGGTACATGATGCCGTTAAAATATTAGATGATACAGGACTGGAATATGAAGTAGACAGTGCCAATTACGACCCGAAATACAGACCATTCCAGGTGTTGCAGGTATATCCTGCACCAGGTTCCCGTGTGAAAGACGGAAGAACGGTAACGCTTAAAGTAAATCCGAGAACATGGGCTCCTATTGCAGTGCCAAATGTTATCAACAAATATTCAGGACTGGCATTCCAGAGATTGGATCAGGTAGGTCTTAAAATCGGTGATACCATTTATGAGCCGAGTATTCAGAAAGATGCTCTTTTAAGAATATTATATAAAGGAAATGCTGTAAACCCGGGAACTCGTTTGCCAAGATTCTCTACGATTGATGTAGTGGTAGGATCCGGGCCTATGAGAAATATTTCTATTCCTAATGTAGTAGGACTTACGGTAAAAGAAGCGAGAGCTGTCATTGCCAAAAGTATGTTTGAAGTAGGATTGGTAGAACATGAAGATGGAAGTAAAGATGAGTCTGATATTATCTATTATCAGGATCCTGCTTCCGGAGATGTTCGTGATCAGGGAATGCAGATCGACCTTTGGGCGAGTAAGAAAACTCCGGCAGAACTAAGAGCTAAAGTAGAACAGCTGAATTCTATCTACCGTATGAAAGTGGATACATCACTTCCTCCGGTTCGATATGAAGAAGTACACAGTGAGCCAAGTTATGAAGCTCCCGTAGTGCCTGCTCCTGCGCCTAAAAGAGAAACTCCAAAGCCGGAAGTTCCGAAAACTGAAACTCCTAAAACTCAGACTACAGCAGCTAAACCAGTTGCTACCACTGTTGAAAAACCTAAAACGTCTGCAGGAAACGGTACTCATGCTACAGGAAGTACAGCCAAACCGGCTGCAACAACACAACAGCCTGCGCAAAAGCCAAAAGCTAAGAAGGTTGTCGTAGAATAAAATCAGATTAATATCAAAAATACAGGCTTCAACTGCAAAATGTTGAGGCCTTTTGTGTAAAAAATATAAAACAATGTCAGAAGATAACGACGATTTTTTAGATGAAGAATTATTAGATTCCAACAGTATTGAAAACATCGATATTGATGAGGAAAATAAAGGTTTATATGAACATCTTAATATCACTGTTGACAGCAAGCAGGAACCGTTAAGAATTGATAAGTTCCTGTTAATATACCGACAGAATTCTTCAAGGAATAAAATTTCACAGACCTGCAGAGCCGGAAATGTTATAGTGAACGGAACTGCGGTAAAGCAGAACTATCGTGTAAAACCAGGAGATCAGATTTCTGTACTGCTTACGCATCCTCCGAGAGAGAATGTCATTATTCCTCAGGATATCCCTGTGAATATCGTTTATGAAGATGATGACCTCGTTGTTGTGGATAAAGAACCAGGAATGGTGGTGCATCCTGGATTCGGTAACTGGGATGGTACATTAGTAAATGCGCTGGCGTTCCATTTCGAAAAGAACGGTCAGAAATCTGATCTTGACAGAGTAGGGCTTGTTCACCGAATTGATAAAGATACATCAGGACTATTGGTGATTGCTAAGAATGAATATGCATTAAGCTTCCTGGCAAAACAATTCTTTAACCGAACTACGAAAAGGCTGTATTGGGCTTTTGTGTGGGGAAATATGCAGGATGAAGAGGGTACAATCAGAGGTCATATCGGAAGGCATCCTAAAAACAGAATGCAGATGTCTGTTTATGAAGATGGCAGCCAGGGAAAACATGCAGTGACTCATTATAAGGTGTTGGAGAGGTTTAAATACATGACATGGGTAGAGTGTAAACTGGAGACGGGAAGAACCCACCAGATCAGAGCGCATTTCAGGCATATAGGGCATACTTTGTTTAATGATGAAAGATATGAGG
This region of Chryseobacterium culicis genomic DNA includes:
- a CDS encoding RluA family pseudouridine synthase; this translates as MSEDNDDFLDEELLDSNSIENIDIDEENKGLYEHLNITVDSKQEPLRIDKFLLIYRQNSSRNKISQTCRAGNVIVNGTAVKQNYRVKPGDQISVLLTHPPRENVIIPQDIPVNIVYEDDDLVVVDKEPGMVVHPGFGNWDGTLVNALAFHFEKNGQKSDLDRVGLVHRIDKDTSGLLVIAKNEYALSFLAKQFFNRTTKRLYWAFVWGNMQDEEGTIRGHIGRHPKNRMQMSVYEDGSQGKHAVTHYKVLERFKYMTWVECKLETGRTHQIRAHFRHIGHTLFNDERYEGHTPLRGINLPKYKQFIKNVFEILPRHALHAHTLGFIHPTTKKELYFESPMPKDMADAVKKWRNYLEN
- a CDS encoding trimeric intracellular cation channel family protein, whose amino-acid sequence is MHEQFNFAIEVLGTIAFSMSGSFAAMQKRLDPFGVLIIAFVTSVGGGTVRDLLLDIPVFWMHDLLMCALILVTSIFSMVFKSLEKNFKVTLFIFDSFGLGLFTIIGVQKGLNAGIHPMICIALGTITGCFGGIIRDILLNRIPLIFRKEIYATACILGGSAFLLMTRYTMLSYTFIQIFTILLIVAIRTFAVKYHWQMPKFYGYDQNSEM
- a CDS encoding PASTA domain-containing protein, whose translation is MLKSLFNWKVLLNLVVAIGVFVGLVWLTFRWLEYHTNHGQEIPVPNIVNKSVHDAVKILDDTGLEYEVDSANYDPKYRPFQVLQVYPAPGSRVKDGRTVTLKVNPRTWAPIAVPNVINKYSGLAFQRLDQVGLKIGDTIYEPSIQKDALLRILYKGNAVNPGTRLPRFSTIDVVVGSGPMRNISIPNVVGLTVKEARAVIAKSMFEVGLVEHEDGSKDESDIIYYQDPASGDVRDQGMQIDLWASKKTPAELRAKVEQLNSIYRMKVDTSLPPVRYEEVHSEPSYEAPVVPAPAPKRETPKPEVPKTETPKTQTTAAKPVATTVEKPKTSAGNGTHATGSTAKPAATTQQPAQKPKAKKVVVE
- a CDS encoding four helix bundle protein; this encodes MSNFDRIDFNQIFRERTKSFSITIIRTLSSLPFSDDISIIRKQIIRSATSVAANYRAVSRARSEKEKFAKMCIVVEEIDETQLWLEIIEELEYVSPEKILHLKTECEELVKVMTTYKFKLSQI
- a CDS encoding D-alanine--D-alanine ligase, with the translated sequence MNKKSVAVVMGGYSDEYVVSLKSGQLIYDSLDRNLYDVYKVVVLKDEWYFLGENDKKYAINRGDFSVTLDHGEVLKFDVCFNIIHGTPGENGILQAYWDAIGQKYTGCDFYQSALTFNKKDTLAVLSKYGIPSAKSIYLRKGENINVDEIVSELNLPLFVKPNQSGSSLGISKVKEKSELIAATEIAFKEDNEILIESFLDGMEVSVGVIDFKGETIVLGITEIVPTNEFFDYEAKYEGASEEITPARIDEETTKRVEEIAKRAYNSLGMSGFSRSEFILMNGIPYMLEMNTNPGFSPASILPQQARHYGISIMDLCGNEVEKALNK
- the coaD gene encoding pantetheine-phosphate adenylyltransferase, with amino-acid sequence MKIAVFPGSFDPITLGHYDIIERAAPLFDKLIIAIGQNSQKKYMFPLEKRMEFIQNSVAEFPNVEVDSFEGLTVDYCFEKNAQYIIRGLRNPADFEFEKAIAHTNRTLAHKKLETVFLLTSSGKSFISSSIVREIITHGGEYELMVPDSVRVER